Proteins encoded within one genomic window of Anastrepha ludens isolate Willacy chromosome 4, idAnaLude1.1, whole genome shotgun sequence:
- the LOC128862208 gene encoding probable serine/threonine-protein kinase mkcB — MNGSADGDCAATPAPPVAARRATLTPHYAATTSTSVTAPRATPPDIERSGTNAFKAHSDNSAITANVQVVLLQNQVDTLQWQLKQVETGKEMYRAVIEEVARFLDRYQTQRQQQHQVQQQQQISRSKSLYQVYDGSSNGQDTEQNASGDKSATTTSCLRARSTTNPNVDQKQSANNSSKTSRAKMEHDAINPSPNNPYTTFKDFTWRRSPRKYAESKALAAANEVEEKLNQEAFRLSRTIQNLLNTSTQQPDLTQHRNALIARSNGAQSKVTKTPLLPPPTNPAPPTIIPKLIMPAQSNANKKHIANVEADKCNSLAVPADSSLATATAEMLFLRANVIRDSRLSLRSSTDSSVHSTTSNSSAVSSSSSSAASTTSSKVETDEDISPHHPFHPIALPNKQHQHPLSSATEDESGFSSISSFHDVGVPLSSTMISNRMSLPNVKFGTANCAKVTVTASDVSDNNETSNSRNSTLKANHPSNVLGLPLQAAHDMQHRWDTTTKTSYRNANTYQRFSTLSNEDAAAVLWV; from the exons ATGAACGGCTCGGCTGATGGCGATTGTGCTGCAACACCAGCCCCACCAGTGGCTGCCAGACGTGCAACGCTAACACCTCATTATGCTGCAACAACCTCAACATCAGTTACTGCGCCGCGCGCCACTCCTCCCGACATTGAGCGCTCCGGCACGAACGCTTTTAAGGCACATAGCGACAATTCAGCGATAACAGCAAACGTACAAGTGGTATTGTTGCAAAATCAAGTGGACACATTGCAGTGGCAATTGAAGCAG GTCGAAACCGGCAAGGAAATGTATCGTGCTGTCATCGAAGAGGTTGCTCGTTTCCTTGATCGCTATCAAACGCAAAGGCAGCAACAGCACCAagtacagcagcagcaacagataTCTCGATCCAAGAGTCTCTACCAAGTTTATGATGGCAGCAGCAACGGCCAAGATACAGAACAAAATGCCAGTGGCGATAAATCAGCAACCACAACGTCATGTTTACGCGCGCGCAGCACCACCAACCCAAACGTAGACCAGAAGCAATCGGCCAATAATAGTTCGAAAACAAGCCGCGCTAAAATGGAACACGATGCCATCAATCCGTCGCCCAATAATCCATATACAACCTTCAAGGACTTCACTTG GCGCCGCTCGCCCAGGAAGTATGCCGAGTCGAAGGCACTAGCCGCCGCcaatgaagttgaagaaaaattaaatcaggAAGCTTTTCGTCTTTCACGTACGATACAAAATCTGCTCAACACATCTACACAACAACCGGATTTAACGCAGCATCGTAACGCATTGATCGCACGTAGCAATGGAGCGCAAAGTAAAGTGACGAAAACGCCACTGCTGCCGCCACCAACAAACCCAGCACCACCAACCATCATACCAAAACTCATTATGCCTGCTCAAAGCAATGCGAATAAGAAACATATTGCAAATGTTGAAGCGGATAAATGCAACAGTCTCGCAGTTCCAGCTGACAGCTCGCTTGCCACCGCCACCGCTGAAATGCTCTTCCTGCGCGCAAACGTCATACGCGACTCTCGTCTATCGTTGCGCAGCTCCACCGATAGCTCAGTACATTCCACCACCTCCAATTCATCGGCAGTGTCTTCCTCTTCATCGTCGGCTGCATCGACCACTTCGAGCAAGGTCGAGACCGACGAGGATATATCGCCGCATCATCCATTTCATCCGATCGCACTGCCAAACAAGCAGCATCAACATCCGCTCAGCTCAGCCACAGAGGATGAGAGCGGTTTCAGTTCGATAAGCTCTTTTCATGATGTCGGTGTACCTTTGAGCTCCACAATGATATCGAATCGCATGTCTTTGCCGAACGTAAAATTCGGTACGGCTAACTGCGCTAAAGTAACGGTTACCGCATCTGACGTAAGTGACAACAACGAGACCAGCAACAGCCGTAATTCGACCTTGAAAGCCAACCATCCCAGCAATGTGCTCGGACTACCGCTGCAAGCCGCACACGATATGCAACACCGCTGGGACACAACAACGAAAACTAGTTACCGCAACGCCAATACATACCAACGCTTCTCCACACTTTCCAATGAAGATGCGGCTGCTGTACTTTGGGTTTAG